One Nitrospina watsonii DNA segment encodes these proteins:
- a CDS encoding Lnb N-terminal periplasmic domain-containing protein, translating into MNISFRSLFKHVAFIALTGFACGGPVCAAETNTPAYAQELIAQARTQNLAGERRWRLLGHYRSTWWGRLESEADAPAFFLAANGKTDPQSELDATLIAFFKRPEDLPEGVMHPQCRFPARYKWLKAALQFDATRLPDQPCRRLEQWAARLDPKTITLVFASYYMNNPSSMFGHTLLRIDSHSKGRHKKLLNYGVNYAANPDTDNPVLYAIKGVGGFFQGAFTVFPYSLKVQEYNNWESRDLWEYELNLTHDQMDTLLRHLWELGDIYFDYYYFQENCSYHMLTVLEAANPDWHLTDDFVFSVAPGDTIKVLTEQPGMVNTVFYRPAILSKMNHKIEQMESSERDVLYELVDDKAALQGEAYGALTVPEKALVLDAYLDYLEYLYVQDRAINPRAPIRIPQDVLLARAELKHQRGDTEITRFSSPPEKGHGTDRFRLSTGLNDTELFQEIGYRPVLHDLLADETGYDRHSQILMMDGLYRYYHESQRWRVERFRLLDIITLTPFEPIFKRPSWKVNLGFDRIRDFDCGYCLAFGGGTGVGLTYEPSRHSPFMLFAMLEADAQTSGNLDDNFRLGGGATGGAFFDLHTDLRLFVGAEYKRFPLGHESEYVQWRAESRYAVSQNIDVRLEYRRIGNTDEGLLALNLYF; encoded by the coding sequence TTGAACATTTCCTTTCGATCCCTCTTTAAACACGTCGCCTTCATCGCCCTGACAGGCTTTGCCTGCGGCGGTCCGGTCTGCGCTGCGGAAACCAACACCCCCGCTTACGCGCAGGAACTGATCGCACAGGCCCGCACCCAGAACCTGGCCGGAGAACGCCGCTGGCGTTTATTGGGGCATTACCGCAGCACCTGGTGGGGCAGGTTGGAGAGCGAAGCCGACGCGCCGGCATTCTTCCTCGCGGCCAACGGCAAGACCGATCCCCAAAGCGAACTCGACGCCACCCTCATCGCCTTTTTCAAACGTCCCGAAGACCTGCCGGAAGGGGTCATGCACCCGCAGTGCCGCTTCCCCGCCCGCTACAAATGGCTGAAGGCCGCGTTGCAGTTCGACGCCACACGCCTGCCGGACCAACCCTGCCGGCGGCTGGAACAATGGGCGGCGCGGCTCGACCCGAAAACCATCACGCTGGTGTTCGCCTCCTATTACATGAACAACCCATCGTCGATGTTCGGTCACACGCTTTTACGCATCGACAGCCATTCCAAGGGCCGCCACAAAAAACTGCTCAACTACGGCGTCAACTACGCCGCCAATCCCGACACCGACAATCCCGTGCTCTACGCCATCAAGGGCGTCGGCGGTTTTTTCCAGGGCGCGTTCACCGTCTTTCCCTACTCCCTCAAGGTGCAGGAATACAACAACTGGGAGAGCCGCGATCTGTGGGAATACGAACTGAACCTGACCCACGACCAGATGGACACGCTGCTGCGCCACTTGTGGGAGCTGGGCGATATTTATTTCGACTACTACTACTTCCAGGAAAACTGTTCCTACCACATGCTCACCGTGCTGGAAGCGGCCAACCCGGACTGGCACCTGACCGACGATTTCGTGTTTTCTGTCGCCCCGGGCGACACCATCAAGGTGCTGACAGAACAGCCGGGAATGGTGAACACTGTTTTTTACCGCCCCGCCATCCTGAGCAAAATGAACCACAAGATCGAACAGATGGAATCCAGCGAGCGCGACGTGTTGTACGAGCTGGTGGACGACAAAGCGGCTTTGCAAGGCGAGGCCTACGGCGCGTTGACGGTTCCCGAAAAGGCGTTGGTGCTGGACGCTTACCTGGATTACCTCGAGTACCTGTATGTGCAGGACCGCGCGATCAACCCCAGGGCGCCCATCCGCATCCCGCAGGACGTGTTGCTGGCGCGGGCCGAGTTAAAACATCAGCGCGGCGACACGGAAATCACGCGGTTCTCGTCACCGCCGGAAAAGGGTCACGGCACCGATCGCTTTCGCCTGTCCACCGGCCTCAACGACACCGAACTATTTCAGGAAATCGGCTACCGCCCCGTCCTGCACGACCTGCTGGCGGACGAAACCGGCTACGACCGCCACTCGCAGATTCTGATGATGGACGGACTCTACCGCTATTACCACGAGTCGCAACGCTGGCGGGTGGAACGTTTTCGCCTGCTCGACATCATCACCCTGACCCCGTTCGAACCCATCTTCAAACGTCCCTCGTGGAAAGTGAATCTCGGCTTCGACCGCATCCGCGATTTCGATTGCGGTTACTGCCTGGCTTTCGGAGGCGGCACCGGCGTCGGGCTCACGTACGAGCCGAGCCGCCATTCGCCGTTTATGCTGTTCGCCATGCTGGAAGCCGACGCGCAGACATCCGGCAACCTCGACGACAACTTCCGCTTGGGCGGCGGCGCCACCGGCGGCGCGTTCTTTGACCTGCATACGGACCTGCGGCTGTTTGTCGGCGCCGAGTACAAACGCTTCCCGCTGGGGCACGAGTCGGAGTACGTTCAATGGAGGGCCGAGAGCCGCTATGCCGTCTCGCAGAACATCGACGTGCGGCTGGAGTACCGGCGCATCGGCAATACCGACGAAGGCCTGCTGGCCCTCAATCTCTATTTCTGA
- the ftsY gene encoding signal recognition particle-docking protein FtsY, with protein sequence MNDSTENKMEDTKQGGFFSRLKSGLSKTRDSFSKGLDNLVHGKAQVGPEMMDEIEEALLIADAGMGATRKILDALKREVSENHLRTQEEVQAHLKTIMAGLLQEHQTPWDLNSKKPFIVLVIGINGSGKTTTIGKLAGKWSKEGKKVLVAAGDTFRAAAIEQLQMWSERANVPCIAQKKGADPSAVAYDAVQAGIARKSDIVLIDTAGRLQTNTNLMEELKKVKRVIGKVQPDAPHETILVLDGSIGQNSISQARLFHEALHIDSLVMTKLDGTAKGGILFNIVQEMKLPVRYIGVGEKAEDLQEFQPEAFVNALFER encoded by the coding sequence ATGAACGACTCGACCGAAAATAAAATGGAAGACACAAAGCAGGGCGGTTTCTTCTCGCGGCTCAAAAGCGGTTTGAGCAAGACCCGCGATTCGTTTTCGAAAGGCCTGGACAACCTCGTTCACGGCAAGGCGCAGGTTGGCCCGGAAATGATGGATGAGATTGAGGAAGCCCTGTTGATCGCCGATGCGGGCATGGGCGCGACGCGCAAAATCCTCGATGCCTTGAAACGGGAAGTGAGCGAGAACCATCTCCGAACGCAGGAGGAGGTGCAGGCGCACCTGAAAACGATCATGGCGGGATTGCTGCAAGAGCACCAGACGCCGTGGGACCTGAATTCCAAAAAACCGTTCATCGTGCTGGTCATCGGCATCAACGGTTCCGGCAAAACCACCACCATCGGCAAGCTCGCCGGGAAGTGGTCGAAGGAAGGCAAAAAAGTTCTGGTCGCGGCGGGAGACACCTTCCGCGCGGCCGCCATCGAGCAGTTGCAGATGTGGTCGGAGCGCGCCAACGTGCCGTGCATCGCACAGAAGAAAGGGGCCGACCCTTCCGCCGTGGCCTACGACGCGGTGCAGGCGGGCATCGCGCGGAAATCCGACATCGTGTTGATCGACACCGCCGGGCGTTTGCAGACCAACACCAACCTGATGGAAGAATTAAAAAAAGTGAAGCGCGTTATCGGCAAGGTGCAGCCCGATGCACCGCACGAAACCATTCTGGTGCTGGATGGCAGCATCGGCCAGAACAGCATCTCGCAGGCGCGCCTGTTCCACGAAGCCCTGCATATCGACAGCCTCGTCATGACCAAGCTCGACGGCACCGCCAAGGGCGGCATCCTGTTCAACATCGTGCAGGAAATGAAACTGCCGGTGCGCTACATCGGTGTCGGTGAAAAAGCCGAAGATCTGCAGGAGTTCCAACCCGAAGCCTTCGTCAACGCGCTATTCGAACGTTGA
- a CDS encoding FG-GAP repeat domain-containing protein, translating to MIHAVYDTGKEPSYLVTDDFDADGHLDLVVLNSGEHNLSYLKGKGDGTFQDGIVIKTGADPIATAVADFNNDKLKDLAILNYQDGTLHILLNSGGGSFRNTGHVIKPGRIPINITSDDFNADGLPDLMVSLRFHKVVYLQGKGNGVFEEPVEIAVRGQPTGVISGDYNEDGFRDLAVALAGSGNVGVQILWGKGDGTFDRGKHFRGGGQPLTIANIDANNDGHTDLVTSSNSLHALTVIMNDGDKAFHTLQDFAAGEFPKFIVTADFSGDGNTDLAVSNATNDTISVTLGRGDGTFTYPPVVHYVDQYPQGMAVGDFNEDGYLDLAVSCRDQNLVTIMIKQGHTPQPMAEPPVQKTSG from the coding sequence ATGATCCATGCGGTGTACGATACGGGCAAGGAGCCGTCCTATCTGGTGACGGACGATTTCGATGCGGACGGCCACCTCGATCTGGTCGTGCTGAACAGCGGCGAGCACAACCTTTCCTACCTGAAAGGCAAGGGCGACGGCACGTTTCAGGACGGCATCGTCATCAAGACCGGGGCCGATCCCATCGCCACCGCGGTGGCGGATTTCAACAACGACAAACTGAAGGATCTGGCGATCCTCAATTATCAGGACGGCACACTCCATATATTGCTGAATTCCGGCGGTGGCAGTTTCCGCAACACGGGGCATGTCATCAAGCCCGGACGCATTCCCATCAACATCACTTCGGATGATTTCAATGCCGACGGCCTGCCGGACCTGATGGTCTCGCTGCGCTTTCACAAGGTGGTGTACCTGCAAGGCAAGGGCAACGGCGTGTTTGAGGAGCCCGTGGAGATCGCGGTGCGGGGCCAGCCGACGGGTGTGATCTCCGGCGATTACAACGAAGATGGATTCCGCGATCTGGCGGTGGCACTCGCGGGGTCCGGCAATGTGGGCGTGCAGATTCTCTGGGGCAAGGGCGACGGTACCTTTGACCGGGGCAAGCATTTTCGTGGCGGTGGACAGCCGCTGACCATCGCCAACATCGACGCCAACAACGACGGCCACACCGACCTGGTGACGTCGAGCAACTCCCTGCACGCGTTGACGGTGATCATGAACGACGGCGACAAGGCGTTCCACACGCTTCAGGATTTTGCGGCGGGCGAGTTTCCCAAATTCATTGTTACGGCCGATTTCTCCGGCGACGGCAACACCGATCTGGCTGTGTCGAACGCCACCAACGACACCATTTCGGTCACCCTGGGGCGGGGCGACGGCACGTTTACGTATCCTCCGGTGGTTCACTACGTGGACCAGTATCCGCAAGGCATGGCGGTCGGCGATTTCAACGAGGACGGGTACCTGGATCTGGCTGTGTCCTGCCGGGATCAAAACCTGGTCACCATCATGATCAAGCAGGGGCATACGCCGCAACCGATGGCGGAGCCTCCCGTTCAAAAAACCTCCGGTTGA
- a CDS encoding SDR family oxidoreductase: MDPEKVNYHYCDDLPTQPLPAGTSVLVTGANGYVARRLVPELLHRGYRVRCMLRNRVLTPILEHPNLEYVYADALDKDSLRDALSGMQVAYYLIHSLRLEKKKFTQAEKIAARNFKEAAEECALKKIIYLGGLGEECKDISWHLKSRMEVGTILSEARMTVVHLRAAIIIGTGSASYEMLKSMILHMRWIPFLPEFNSLCQPIAIRDVIKYLVGVLETEDIATGKYPIGGPDTMTYREMVLRFAGLFDRKVRFFDVSWVPLPVNLLCRIFSFWLHLFISVPINITCLLLESLRTDVVVTDNRIRKVIPFEPLDFETAVRWAFEKEANSRVFSHWSDVPPEDMADLMPLAQYESAQFLFEEHDRVIPASLERTFQMVCRIGGPYGWLHGNSLWKVRGLIDRLLGGVGLNRGRRDLYDLRIGDSVDCWRVENLEPGKELLLRAELISPGYSWLQFVLEPVDAAHTRLILRAHFIPMPVWGHLYWYTLSRFHTYIFRGMLNHFEREARVPEAPQTAPVGTAKVAPSPGMREKQKSA, encoded by the coding sequence ATGGATCCCGAAAAAGTGAACTATCACTATTGCGACGATCTCCCCACCCAACCCCTGCCTGCGGGCACGTCGGTGCTGGTGACCGGGGCCAACGGCTACGTGGCCCGGCGACTGGTGCCGGAATTGCTGCATCGCGGTTACCGGGTGCGGTGCATGCTGCGCAACCGCGTGCTGACGCCCATTCTCGAACATCCCAATCTCGAATACGTGTACGCCGACGCCCTGGACAAGGACAGCCTGCGCGATGCCTTGAGCGGCATGCAGGTGGCGTATTACCTGATCCACAGCCTGCGTCTGGAAAAGAAAAAGTTCACGCAGGCGGAAAAGATCGCCGCCCGCAACTTCAAGGAAGCCGCGGAAGAGTGCGCTCTCAAAAAAATCATTTATCTCGGCGGGCTGGGCGAAGAATGCAAGGACATTTCCTGGCATCTGAAAAGCCGCATGGAGGTGGGGACCATTCTGTCGGAAGCCCGAATGACGGTCGTCCACCTGCGCGCCGCTATCATCATCGGCACCGGCAGCGCTTCCTACGAGATGCTGAAGTCGATGATCCTGCACATGCGCTGGATTCCGTTCCTGCCGGAGTTCAACTCACTCTGCCAGCCGATCGCCATTCGCGACGTCATCAAGTACCTGGTGGGCGTGCTGGAAACGGAGGACATCGCCACCGGCAAATACCCCATTGGCGGGCCGGACACCATGACGTACCGGGAAATGGTTCTGCGGTTTGCCGGACTGTTCGACCGCAAGGTGCGTTTCTTTGATGTATCGTGGGTGCCGTTGCCGGTCAACCTGCTGTGCCGCATCTTTTCGTTCTGGCTGCATCTGTTCATCTCGGTGCCGATCAACATCACCTGCCTGCTGCTCGAAAGTTTGAGGACGGACGTCGTGGTCACCGACAATCGCATCCGCAAAGTCATTCCATTCGAGCCGCTGGATTTTGAAACGGCGGTGCGCTGGGCATTCGAGAAAGAAGCCAACTCGCGCGTGTTTTCGCATTGGAGCGACGTGCCGCCGGAGGACATGGCCGATCTCATGCCGCTGGCGCAGTACGAGTCGGCGCAATTTTTGTTCGAGGAACACGACCGGGTGATTCCAGCCAGCCTCGAACGCACATTCCAGATGGTGTGCCGCATCGGCGGACCTTACGGCTGGCTGCACGGCAACTCTTTATGGAAGGTGCGCGGACTCATCGACCGCCTGCTGGGGGGGGTGGGGTTGAATCGCGGCCGCCGCGATTTGTATGACCTGCGCATCGGCGATTCGGTCGATTGCTGGCGGGTGGAAAACCTGGAACCCGGCAAGGAACTGTTGCTGCGCGCCGAGTTGATCTCCCCCGGTTATTCCTGGTTGCAGTTTGTGCTGGAACCGGTGGACGCCGCGCACACGCGTCTCATTCTGCGCGCCCATTTCATCCCGATGCCGGTCTGGGGCCACCTGTACTGGTACACCCTGTCCCGGTTTCACACTTACATTTTCCGGGGCATGCTCAATCATTTTGAACGGGAAGCGCGGGTCCCGGAGGCGCCCCAGACGGCCCCCGTGGGCACGGCCAAAGTGGCCCCCAGTCCGGGAATGCGGGAAAAACAAAAATCCGCATAA
- a CDS encoding MBL fold metallo-hydrolase, with translation MPSMLEDEFGDILEKARDGKNWSQADLAQAVNVPVHDIQRMERYELIPDDAGIDAVATALDLDASALHAIAHEAWQPEPPRDDPALDLICLNVTMGLYPVKCYLLRCPETNESAVVDTGASPDALIQKARERNLKPSKILLTHAHPDHAGGLDKLDRAFGCPAFIHDKELKPRGSRDLRFVNDGDVLEVGQLRVDVLFTPGHTAGGVSYKIHDTILSGDCIFAGSMGRANASWPGLFASISQRLLALADATRLHPGHGPATTVGEEKRHNPFFCGKT, from the coding sequence ATGCCTTCGATGTTGGAAGACGAATTCGGCGACATTCTGGAAAAAGCCCGCGACGGCAAAAACTGGTCGCAGGCCGACCTTGCTCAAGCGGTGAATGTTCCCGTTCACGACATTCAACGCATGGAGCGCTACGAATTGATCCCGGACGATGCGGGCATCGATGCGGTGGCCACCGCGCTCGATCTGGATGCGTCCGCCCTCCACGCCATTGCCCACGAGGCGTGGCAGCCCGAGCCGCCCCGGGACGACCCGGCGCTGGACCTCATCTGCCTCAACGTGACCATGGGGCTGTACCCGGTCAAGTGTTACCTCCTGCGGTGCCCGGAAACCAATGAGTCCGCCGTGGTGGACACCGGCGCCAGTCCCGATGCCCTCATCCAGAAAGCGCGGGAACGGAACCTGAAGCCGTCCAAAATTCTGCTGACGCACGCCCATCCCGATCACGCCGGGGGCCTGGATAAACTGGACCGCGCCTTCGGCTGTCCCGCGTTCATTCACGACAAGGAGTTGAAGCCGCGCGGCAGCCGCGACCTGCGTTTTGTCAACGATGGCGATGTGCTGGAGGTGGGACAACTCCGCGTTGACGTGCTGTTCACCCCCGGCCACACGGCAGGCGGCGTGTCTTACAAAATCCACGACACCATCCTGTCCGGCGACTGCATTTTCGCCGGTTCCATGGGCCGCGCCAACGCCTCCTGGCCGGGTCTGTTTGCGTCGATCAGCCAACGCCTGCTGGCCTTGGCGGATGCCACCCGCCTGCACCCCGGCCACGGCCCGGCCACCACCGTCGGCGAGGAAAAACGCCACAATCCGTTTTTTTGCGGGAAAACCTGA
- a CDS encoding methyltransferase domain-containing protein, producing MGFSFLLLFFEVALIRFIPAHVQVVSYFINLILISAFLGMGAGMILQSRGRSTVVYFAPLLLVLIGMVQYFSNIWVEVSKGQGEYLWTNGMKPSDAVQSWGMEPVVFVIFVLSTLVFIPLGSGIAREFDRFKPLIAYSINIAGSLLGLAVFSLFSWLSMPPLAWFAFGFVYFAASCVDNRKVLVSTLCLPVVLFLIHGMERSGENAGEIWSPYYKINYSVYEDHLDLSVNGSFHQHALNFSDEGIARSGYNKRVKQDFLAPYHFAKSVDRVLVLGAGTGNDVAIALSKGAKQVDAVEIDREIIELGKQHHYQQPYSDPRVTLYNDDARAFLKKTDQKYDVVVLGTLDSQTLLSGMSSIRLDNYVYTLESFRSIKEHLKPGGVLILYHLSGSFPIAEKIYGTLMEVFREQPMMRHIQPSHLFNFTFVAGWSDNVDEAFWDDPALIAFQKQFNIPIGPNGELMPKYRIPTDNWPYLYLENPKVPSHYFTVGGFILLFSVALVWWSAGGVQRDHRPDWPVFLLGAGFLLLETKSVTEMSLLFGSTWLVNVLVFSSILLMVLFANLVVIRQWVSDRNTQFGLLLGALVICYLTPVESLLGLPLAWQWGVGSFLVALPIFFSSILFALVFQTRHAAALALGYNVLGAVLGGLMEYNAMLLGTKPLYLLSMIMYLGAFYFMRKPATT from the coding sequence TTGGGATTCAGCTTTCTGCTGCTGTTTTTCGAAGTGGCCCTCATCCGGTTCATTCCAGCGCATGTGCAGGTGGTGTCGTACTTCATCAACCTGATTCTGATTTCCGCGTTTCTCGGCATGGGGGCGGGCATGATCCTGCAATCCCGGGGGCGTAGCACGGTGGTTTACTTTGCGCCGTTGCTGCTGGTGTTGATCGGGATGGTGCAGTATTTCTCCAATATCTGGGTGGAGGTGTCGAAAGGGCAGGGCGAATACCTGTGGACCAACGGCATGAAGCCCTCCGACGCCGTGCAGAGCTGGGGCATGGAACCGGTGGTGTTCGTCATATTCGTGCTGTCCACGCTGGTATTCATACCGCTGGGATCGGGCATTGCGCGGGAATTCGACCGGTTCAAACCGCTGATTGCGTACTCGATCAATATCGCAGGCAGCCTGCTGGGGCTGGCGGTGTTTTCCCTGTTCAGCTGGTTGTCGATGCCGCCCCTGGCCTGGTTTGCCTTCGGATTCGTGTATTTCGCCGCCTCGTGCGTGGACAATCGAAAGGTCCTTGTCTCGACGCTGTGCCTGCCGGTGGTGCTGTTCCTGATTCATGGCATGGAACGCAGCGGGGAGAATGCAGGCGAAATCTGGTCGCCTTACTACAAGATCAATTACTCGGTGTATGAGGATCACCTCGATCTTTCGGTCAACGGTTCCTTTCATCAGCACGCGCTCAATTTCAGCGACGAGGGGATCGCCCGCTCCGGCTACAACAAACGAGTGAAACAGGATTTTCTGGCGCCGTATCACTTTGCGAAGTCCGTGGACCGGGTGCTGGTGCTGGGTGCGGGAACCGGCAACGATGTGGCCATCGCTCTCAGTAAGGGCGCGAAGCAGGTGGATGCGGTGGAGATCGACCGCGAAATCATTGAACTCGGGAAACAGCATCATTACCAGCAGCCGTACAGCGACCCCCGCGTGACCCTTTACAACGACGACGCGCGGGCGTTCCTCAAGAAGACCGATCAGAAATACGACGTGGTGGTGCTGGGCACATTGGACAGCCAGACGTTGTTGTCGGGCATGTCGTCCATCCGCCTCGACAACTACGTGTACACGCTGGAATCGTTCCGTTCCATCAAAGAGCATTTGAAACCCGGCGGCGTGTTGATCCTCTATCACCTTTCGGGATCGTTCCCCATTGCCGAGAAAATTTACGGCACGTTGATGGAAGTATTTCGCGAGCAGCCCATGATGCGGCACATCCAGCCGTCGCACCTGTTCAATTTCACCTTTGTGGCGGGATGGTCGGATAATGTGGACGAAGCGTTCTGGGACGACCCGGCCCTTATCGCCTTTCAGAAACAATTCAACATCCCCATCGGTCCCAATGGAGAGTTGATGCCGAAGTACCGGATTCCCACCGACAACTGGCCGTATCTGTACCTGGAGAATCCCAAAGTGCCGAGCCATTACTTCACCGTTGGCGGGTTCATCCTGCTGTTTTCGGTGGCCTTGGTCTGGTGGAGTGCCGGCGGCGTGCAGCGTGACCACCGTCCGGACTGGCCCGTGTTTTTGCTGGGTGCGGGGTTTCTGCTGCTGGAAACCAAGAGCGTCACGGAGATGTCGCTGCTGTTTGGATCGACCTGGCTGGTGAACGTGCTGGTGTTCTCGTCGATTCTGCTGATGGTGTTGTTTGCCAACCTGGTGGTGATCCGGCAATGGGTGAGCGACCGCAATACCCAGTTCGGCCTGTTGCTGGGGGCGCTGGTGATCTGCTACCTGACGCCGGTCGAATCGTTGCTGGGCCTGCCCCTGGCGTGGCAATGGGGGGTCGGCAGCTTCCTGGTGGCCCTGCCGATTTTTTTCTCCAGCATTCTGTTTGCGCTGGTGTTTCAGACGCGGCATGCGGCGGCGCTGGCTTTGGGGTACAATGTGCTGGGCGCCGTACTGGGAGGGCTGATGGAATACAACGCCATGTTGCTGGGCACCAAGCCGCTCTACCTCCTGTCCATGATCATGTACCTCGGCGCGTTTTATTTCATGCGCAAACCCGCCACAACCTGA
- a CDS encoding pentapeptide repeat-containing protein yields MADLTREEVEEILNQLKEVREREAEEAEAASNNKKDEPDEDTAEAVAPETGDADDEDGETAVAEDQTEEPEEEEEDTTPHLRDHDLSGLDLSNLVFYGADISNSKLVGTDLTDSDLSDCVLHQADLTEADLTDCVLNDTQMTEANLTGATLERADMRRAVVRESNFSGATLTDAKVLKADFSKTNMNAARMTGADLSRASFKQADMTDVDLSDAKLSIGVFYEANFTNATLTRSEIKGAKLHGALFQDTKMMRVDCTNADLTEVKMINADVSRARFNGSIMRRANLEGSNLSECILDIADLNNATLNNVKLDGAHMNRTKLNDAKLRGAVLRGVTLSRAKLVKADLTGADLSDANLEGIDLTESLLDGSDLSRAFLQEAVLNKASMKNASLAGADLRKASLEDCHLDGADLAGAKLKGASLAGATLIRADLHRTELDETNFQKADLTQANLTGAKLWHADLTQANLSGAQTEHADFSHAKGFK; encoded by the coding sequence ATGGCCGATTTGACGCGTGAAGAAGTTGAAGAAATCCTGAACCAGCTCAAGGAAGTCCGCGAACGCGAAGCGGAAGAGGCGGAAGCCGCCAGCAATAACAAGAAAGACGAACCGGACGAGGACACCGCCGAGGCCGTGGCTCCCGAAACCGGGGACGCGGACGACGAAGACGGCGAAACCGCCGTGGCCGAAGACCAGACCGAAGAGCCGGAAGAAGAAGAGGAAGACACCACGCCTCACCTGCGCGATCACGACCTTTCCGGTCTCGATCTGTCCAACCTCGTGTTTTACGGCGCTGACATCAGCAACTCCAAACTGGTGGGCACCGACCTCACGGATTCGGACCTGTCCGATTGCGTGTTGCACCAGGCGGACCTGACCGAGGCGGACCTGACCGACTGCGTGCTCAACGACACGCAAATGACCGAGGCCAACCTGACCGGAGCCACGCTCGAACGCGCCGACATGCGCCGTGCCGTGGTGCGGGAATCCAACTTCAGCGGCGCCACCCTGACCGATGCCAAAGTCCTCAAGGCCGATTTTTCCAAAACCAACATGAACGCGGCGCGGATGACCGGGGCCGACCTCTCCCGCGCCAGCTTCAAACAGGCGGACATGACGGACGTCGATCTGTCCGACGCCAAGCTCAGCATCGGCGTGTTTTACGAAGCCAACTTCACCAACGCCACGCTCACCCGCTCCGAGATCAAGGGCGCCAAGCTGCACGGCGCGCTGTTCCAGGACACCAAAATGATGCGTGTGGATTGCACCAACGCAGACCTGACCGAAGTGAAGATGATCAACGCCGACGTTTCCCGCGCCCGCTTCAACGGCTCCATCATGCGCCGGGCGAACCTGGAGGGGTCCAACCTGAGCGAATGCATTCTGGATATCGCCGATCTCAACAACGCCACCCTGAACAACGTCAAGCTCGACGGTGCGCACATGAACCGCACCAAGCTCAATGACGCCAAACTGCGCGGCGCGGTGTTGCGCGGCGTCACCCTGAGCCGCGCCAAACTGGTGAAGGCAGATCTCACCGGAGCCGACCTGAGCGACGCCAATCTGGAAGGCATCGACCTCACGGAAAGCCTGCTGGATGGGTCGGATTTGAGCCGCGCATTCCTGCAGGAGGCGGTGCTCAACAAGGCCTCAATGAAAAACGCCTCGCTCGCCGGGGCCGATTTGCGCAAGGCATCGCTCGAAGACTGTCATCTGGACGGTGCGGACCTGGCCGGGGCCAAACTGAAGGGCGCGTCGCTGGCCGGGGCAACCCTCATTCGGGCGGACCTCCACCGCACGGAACTCGATGAAACCAATTTCCAAAAGGCCGACCTCACCCAGGCCAACCTGACCGGCGCCAAGCTCTGGCACGCCGACCTCACCCAGGCCAACCTGTCCGGCGCGCAGACGGAACACGCGGATTTCAGCCACGCCAAGGGATTTAAATAA